A window of the Scleropages formosus chromosome 5, fSclFor1.1, whole genome shotgun sequence genome harbors these coding sequences:
- the plin2 gene encoding perilipin-2 isoform X2 — MASVEVTPCQNAVTRVVSLPLVSSTYDLVSNVYSSTKDSHPYIKSVCEVAEIGVKTITSVALTGAMPLIGKLEPQIAMANDLACKGLDKIEKKLPILHQPSEQIVATAKNVVMGAKDAMAVTVSGARDTVSLTLTDVVDKTKGAVQDSVEMTKAVVSGSVNTVMGSRVAQLVDTGVDTVLSTSENLVDQYLPLTEEELEKEAKMVKGFEAGGQKPSYYVRLGSLSEKLRKRAYQQAIDKVRDAKQRSQESISQLHHTVDLIEYARKNMDGANQKLQEKFHSWVEWTSGHTTGEQNETEHIESRTLAITHSLTHQLQTTCLTLVSNLQGLPQSIQSQALSVARSASEVYDNFSKASTFRDVSDGMLTRSKVQLTKMKDSLDGIMDYLVNNTPLNWLVPETMFADLASEPEESDAPVDRIAPSSVQL, encoded by the exons ATGGCGTCAGTGGAAGTTACTCCTTGTCAG AATGCGGTCACCCGAGTGGTGAGCCTTCCTCTGGTGAGCTCCACCTATGACCTGGTGTCCAATGTCTACAGCAGCACCAAGGACAGCCACCCCTACATCAAGTCTGTGTGTGAGGTGGCTGAGATTGGAGTGAAAACCATCACATCAGTGGCCCTCACTGGTGCTATGCCCCTCattggcaaactggagccccAGA TTGCGATGGCAAATGACCTCGCCTGCAAAGGCCTGGACAAGATAGAGAAGAAACTGCCAATTCTGCACCAGCCATCTGAGCAG ATCGTTGCTACGGCTAAGAATGTAGTGATGGGAGCCAAGGACGCAATGGCTGTCACTGTGAGTGGTGCCCGGGACACAGTGTCTCTCACTCTAACGGATGTGGTGGACAAGACCAAAGGGGCAGTGCAGGACAGTGTGGAAATGACCAAGGCTGTGGTCAGTGGCAGTGTTAATACAGTCATGGGCAGCCGTGTGGCTCAGCTGGTCGACACTGGTGTGGACACAGTGCTGAGTACATCTGAGAACCTGGTGGATCAGTACCTTCCACTGACAGAGGAGGAGCTAG AGAAGGAGGCCAAAATGGTGAAAGGGTTTGAGGCAGGAGGCCAGAAGCCCAGTTACTACGTGCGGCTGGGGTCTCTCTCGGAGAAGTTGCGCAAGAGGGCATACCAGCAGGCCATTGACAAGGTGCGCGACGCTAAGCAGAGAAGTCAGGAGTCAATCTCACAACTGCACCATACTGTGGATCTG ATCGAATATGCAAGGAAAAACATGGATGGGGCCAACCAGAAGTTGCAGGAGAAGTTTCACTCCTGGGTTgagtggacaagtggacacaCCACTGGGGAGCAGAATGAAACTGAG CACATTGAATCACGCACACTGGCCATCACCCACAGCCTGACTCACCAGCTGCAGACTACATGCCTGACCCTAGTCTCCAACCTCCAGGGCCTCCCTCAGAGCATCCAGAGTCAGGCACTCTCTGTAGCTCGTTCTGCCTCCGAGGTTTATGACAACTTCAGCAAAGCTTCCACATTCAGGGATGTCTCTGATGGCATGCTGACCAGAAGCAAAGTGCAGCTGACCAAAATGAAGGATTCCTTGGATGGCATCATGGACTACCTGGTTAACAACACACCCCTCAACTGGCTG GTGCCTGAGACCATGTTTGCAGACCTGGCATCTGAACCTGAAGAAAGTGATGCACCTGTGGACAGAATTGCCCCTTCATCTGTGCAACTTTGA
- the plin2 gene encoding perilipin-2 isoform X3: MASVEVTPCQNAVTRVVSLPLVSSTYDLVSNVYSSTKDSHPYIKSVCEVAEIGVKTITSVALTGAMPLIGKLEPQIAMANDLACKGLDKIEKKLPILHQPSEQIVATAKNVVMGAKDAMAVTVSGARDTVSLTLTDVVDKTKGAVQDSVEMTKAVVSGSVNTVMGSRVAQLVDTGVDTVLSTSENLVDQYLPLTEEELEKEAKMVKGFEAGGQKPSYYVRLGSLSEKLRKRAYQQAIDKIEYARKNMDGANQKLQEKFHSWVEWTSGHTTGEQNETEHIESRTLAITHSLTHQLQTTCLTLVSNLQGLPQSIQSQALSVARSASEVYDNFSKASTFRDVSDGMLTRSKVQLTKMKDSLDGIMDYLVNNTPLNWLVGPFYPRMEPVPSSFSSIGKEEKTPADVQMKLLD; the protein is encoded by the exons ATGGCGTCAGTGGAAGTTACTCCTTGTCAG AATGCGGTCACCCGAGTGGTGAGCCTTCCTCTGGTGAGCTCCACCTATGACCTGGTGTCCAATGTCTACAGCAGCACCAAGGACAGCCACCCCTACATCAAGTCTGTGTGTGAGGTGGCTGAGATTGGAGTGAAAACCATCACATCAGTGGCCCTCACTGGTGCTATGCCCCTCattggcaaactggagccccAGA TTGCGATGGCAAATGACCTCGCCTGCAAAGGCCTGGACAAGATAGAGAAGAAACTGCCAATTCTGCACCAGCCATCTGAGCAG ATCGTTGCTACGGCTAAGAATGTAGTGATGGGAGCCAAGGACGCAATGGCTGTCACTGTGAGTGGTGCCCGGGACACAGTGTCTCTCACTCTAACGGATGTGGTGGACAAGACCAAAGGGGCAGTGCAGGACAGTGTGGAAATGACCAAGGCTGTGGTCAGTGGCAGTGTTAATACAGTCATGGGCAGCCGTGTGGCTCAGCTGGTCGACACTGGTGTGGACACAGTGCTGAGTACATCTGAGAACCTGGTGGATCAGTACCTTCCACTGACAGAGGAGGAGCTAG AGAAGGAGGCCAAAATGGTGAAAGGGTTTGAGGCAGGAGGCCAGAAGCCCAGTTACTACGTGCGGCTGGGGTCTCTCTCGGAGAAGTTGCGCAAGAGGGCATACCAGCAGGCCATTGACAAG ATCGAATATGCAAGGAAAAACATGGATGGGGCCAACCAGAAGTTGCAGGAGAAGTTTCACTCCTGGGTTgagtggacaagtggacacaCCACTGGGGAGCAGAATGAAACTGAG CACATTGAATCACGCACACTGGCCATCACCCACAGCCTGACTCACCAGCTGCAGACTACATGCCTGACCCTAGTCTCCAACCTCCAGGGCCTCCCTCAGAGCATCCAGAGTCAGGCACTCTCTGTAGCTCGTTCTGCCTCCGAGGTTTATGACAACTTCAGCAAAGCTTCCACATTCAGGGATGTCTCTGATGGCATGCTGACCAGAAGCAAAGTGCAGCTGACCAAAATGAAGGATTCCTTGGATGGCATCATGGACTACCTGGTTAACAACACACCCCTCAACTGGCTGGTAGGTCCTTTCTACCCCCGGATGGAGCCTGTGCCCTCCAGCTTCTCTTCCATTGGGAAGGAAGAGAAGACCCCTGCAGATGTGCAAATGAAGCTGTTGGACTGA
- the haus6 gene encoding HAUS augmin-like complex subunit 6 isoform X1 — MSELQKANAKHFWWALLCLGFEPEAAVSSSGGGRAMARHTTFGVNMFDKPNKNAFNVVTYFLLKKLNPTRAREVFRHCYPVLDRKADAEFRKVTLAWLQEIAVGYGSDFLKVMPSLLLSPGGPKFINLMLHLAKHVMVEEMKSFSTDGSWVPEAAAAKAHSVEMALKRFQVVTNRFLQAAIEQDRVLHEYQHRVQTLVKRIRDLRTEEAKYDNLLKHHETDVQQEQNSVMQKVQKVRSLWADVDKMLSALEEERRVVDCVIKGNVDQYVLDGTDYSIKIPRVLLERMESDMGNVYEAGQIDALRLLELLRDSLHILQQERHLVLKGGLAPEFDLRHLEEQTQLLNRSLVALSLIGREITKEHIPEVKGSIRGMETTWDKKWADCLKQMPLTSFLNNDPALEFLSPMAPLSFEPATEANSSIFSQYPAKLPAELSEDPFDRHPDSLEKEDEKDEDPESFSCPPVQLVKTLTTEPLRPLTPCSAAVRSMHQKAPLPNPLQASILRCTDTRDTCPKMTATKKKATILDRECDNLADQFAEAVTTNSSCRQQELEELLQTLPDPFSARKQLPRTPESLISEVKRSWRRAVEEGEAEKARLSMPFSEADENTPISAESMLAEEGAPPKLPEASAVHVDTLPLQHGFDSLYSTVSWHSGNMDASYSQSESDVIQFGIDQETMPESLDSNSFLSCSEGLPEEEDFSLPKLLPSSLEPQPVNTKLRAIQEASNSSSFLGCRAKCPGSPQPQSCKEGSPGAEGWKAGDKVFSLDLDALESPSHYSTERFSFPKLVTFSPMEEFLGP, encoded by the exons ATGTCTGAGCTCCAGAAAGCGAACGCCAAGCATTTTTGGTGGGCCCTGCTGTGTCTGGGCTTTGAACCCGAAGCCGCGGTGTCTTCGTCCGGCGGCGGCAGAGCCATGGCTCGGCACACCACCTTCGGCGT AAACATGTTTGACAAGCCAAACAAGAATGCTTTCAATGTTGTCACCTACTTCTTATTGAAGAAACTTAATCCGACTCGTGCACGTGAGGTGTTCAG ACATTGCTATCCAGTTTTGGATCGCAAAGCAGATGCGGAATTTCGGAAAGTTACTTTGGCTTGGCTTCAGGAAATAGCA GTTGGGTATGGTAGTGATTTTCTCAAAGTGATGCCTTCCTTGCTCCTGTCACCGGGAGGGCCAAAATTCATCAACCTAATGCTTCACTTGGCCAAGCATGTCATGGTGGAGGAGATGAAGTCATTCTCTACAG ATGGTTCGTGGGtcccagaagcagcagcagccaaaGCTCACTCAGTGGAGATGGCGCTGAAAAGGTTCCAGGTGGTGACGAACAGGTTTCTGCAGGCCGCTATAGAGCAGGATCGTGTCCTCCATGAATACCAGCACAGAGTGCA GACTCTTGTGAAACGTATACGAGATTTGCGAACTGAAGAAGCCAAATATGACAACTTACTCAA GCATCATGAAACAGATGTACAACAGGAACAAAATTCTGTAATGCAGAAGGTTCAAAAG GTGAGATCTCTTTGGGCAGATGTTGACAAAATGCTGTCAGCcttggaggaggagaggagggttGTGGACTGTGTGATCAAAGGAAATGTAGATCAGTATGTCCTGGATGGGACGGATTACAGTATTAAAATCCCCCGGGTGTTGCTGGAGAGAATGGAG TCAGATATGGGAAATGTGTATGAAGCTGGTCAAATCGATGCCCTGCGCCTCCTCGAGCTTCTCCGTGACTCGCTACACATCCTGCAGCAGGAACGGCACCTGGTGTTGAAGGGAGGCCTTGCACCAGAGTTCGACTTGCGCCACTTGGAGGAGCAGACCCAGCTTCTGAATCGCAGCCTGGTGGCCCTCAGCCTAATAGG GAGGGAAATAACCAAGGAACACATTCCTGAAGTAAAGGGATCAATTCGTGGAATGGAGACCACCTGGGATAAGAAGTGGGCTGACTGTCTAAAGCAAATGCCTCTAACTTCGTTCCTTAACAATGACCCT GCTTTGGAATTCCTGTCCCCAATGGCTCCTTTGTCCTTTGAACCAGCAACTGAGGCCAATTCTAGCATCTTTTCGCAATATCCAGCCAAGCTGCCTG CTGAACTTTCTGAAGATCCTTTTGACAGGCATCCAGATTCTCTGGAGAAAGAAGATGAAAAAGATGAAGACCCTGAGAG TTTTAGCTGTCCTCCAGTGCAGTTGGTCAAGACTTTAACTACAGAGCCATTGAGGCCTTTGACCCCTTGCAGTGCTGCTGTGAGATCCATGCATCAGAAAGCTCCTTTACCAAACCCTCTGCAG GCCAGCATTCTGAGGTGTACTGATACAAGAGACACCTGCCCAAAGATGACTGCCACCAAGAAAAAGGCTACAATACTGGATCGGGAATGCGATAACCTGGCAGACCAG TTTGCTGAAGCAGTCACCACcaacagcagctgcaggcaGCAGGAACTGGAAGAGCTGCTCCAAACCCTCCCTGACCCCTTCTCTGCCAGGAAGCAGTTGCCGCGAACACCAGAGAGCCTCA TCTCAGAGGTGAAGAGATCCTGGAGGCGAGCAGTGGAGGAAGGTGAAGCAGAGAAGGCACGTCTTTCTATGCCATTTTCAGAGGCTGACGAGAACACCCCCATTTCAGCTGAATCCATGCTGGCTGAGGAGGGAGCACCACCTAAGCTGCCTGAAGCTTCAGCCGTGCATGTGGACACCCTTCCACTCCAGCATGGCTTTGACTCCCTTTATTCCACCGTGTCCTGGCATTCTGGCAACATGGATGCCTCATACAGCCAGAGTGAGAGTGATGTCATCCAGTTTGGGATTGACCAAGAAACCATGCCTGAGTCCTTGGATAGCAACAGCTTCTTGAGCTGCAGCGAAGGGCTACCAGAGGAAGAGGATTTCTCCCTTCCAAAGCTCCTGCCCAGCAGCCTAGAGCCACAGCCTGTCAATACCAAGCTTCGAGCAATCCAGGAAGCTTCCAACAGCTCATCCTTCCTTGGCTGCAGGGCCAAGTGCCCAGGGTCACCACAGCCCCAGAGTTGCAAAGAGGGCAGTCCAGGAGCTGAGGGTTGGAAGGCTGGTGATAAAGTGTTCTCTTTGGACCTAGATGCCCTGGAGAGTCCCTCTCATTACAGCACAGAGCGCTTTAGCTTCCCAAAGCTGGTCACATTTTCTCCCATGGAAGAATTTTTAGGACCTTGA
- the plin2 gene encoding perilipin-2 isoform X1: MASVEVTPCQNAVTRVVSLPLVSSTYDLVSNVYSSTKDSHPYIKSVCEVAEIGVKTITSVALTGAMPLIGKLEPQIAMANDLACKGLDKIEKKLPILHQPSEQIVATAKNVVMGAKDAMAVTVSGARDTVSLTLTDVVDKTKGAVQDSVEMTKAVVSGSVNTVMGSRVAQLVDTGVDTVLSTSENLVDQYLPLTEEELEKEAKMVKGFEAGGQKPSYYVRLGSLSEKLRKRAYQQAIDKVRDAKQRSQESISQLHHTVDLIEYARKNMDGANQKLQEKFHSWVEWTSGHTTGEQNETEHIESRTLAITHSLTHQLQTTCLTLVSNLQGLPQSIQSQALSVARSASEVYDNFSKASTFRDVSDGMLTRSKVQLTKMKDSLDGIMDYLVNNTPLNWLVGPFYPRMEPVPSSFSSIGKEEKTPADVQMKLLD, from the exons ATGGCGTCAGTGGAAGTTACTCCTTGTCAG AATGCGGTCACCCGAGTGGTGAGCCTTCCTCTGGTGAGCTCCACCTATGACCTGGTGTCCAATGTCTACAGCAGCACCAAGGACAGCCACCCCTACATCAAGTCTGTGTGTGAGGTGGCTGAGATTGGAGTGAAAACCATCACATCAGTGGCCCTCACTGGTGCTATGCCCCTCattggcaaactggagccccAGA TTGCGATGGCAAATGACCTCGCCTGCAAAGGCCTGGACAAGATAGAGAAGAAACTGCCAATTCTGCACCAGCCATCTGAGCAG ATCGTTGCTACGGCTAAGAATGTAGTGATGGGAGCCAAGGACGCAATGGCTGTCACTGTGAGTGGTGCCCGGGACACAGTGTCTCTCACTCTAACGGATGTGGTGGACAAGACCAAAGGGGCAGTGCAGGACAGTGTGGAAATGACCAAGGCTGTGGTCAGTGGCAGTGTTAATACAGTCATGGGCAGCCGTGTGGCTCAGCTGGTCGACACTGGTGTGGACACAGTGCTGAGTACATCTGAGAACCTGGTGGATCAGTACCTTCCACTGACAGAGGAGGAGCTAG AGAAGGAGGCCAAAATGGTGAAAGGGTTTGAGGCAGGAGGCCAGAAGCCCAGTTACTACGTGCGGCTGGGGTCTCTCTCGGAGAAGTTGCGCAAGAGGGCATACCAGCAGGCCATTGACAAGGTGCGCGACGCTAAGCAGAGAAGTCAGGAGTCAATCTCACAACTGCACCATACTGTGGATCTG ATCGAATATGCAAGGAAAAACATGGATGGGGCCAACCAGAAGTTGCAGGAGAAGTTTCACTCCTGGGTTgagtggacaagtggacacaCCACTGGGGAGCAGAATGAAACTGAG CACATTGAATCACGCACACTGGCCATCACCCACAGCCTGACTCACCAGCTGCAGACTACATGCCTGACCCTAGTCTCCAACCTCCAGGGCCTCCCTCAGAGCATCCAGAGTCAGGCACTCTCTGTAGCTCGTTCTGCCTCCGAGGTTTATGACAACTTCAGCAAAGCTTCCACATTCAGGGATGTCTCTGATGGCATGCTGACCAGAAGCAAAGTGCAGCTGACCAAAATGAAGGATTCCTTGGATGGCATCATGGACTACCTGGTTAACAACACACCCCTCAACTGGCTGGTAGGTCCTTTCTACCCCCGGATGGAGCCTGTGCCCTCCAGCTTCTCTTCCATTGGGAAGGAAGAGAAGACCCCTGCAGATGTGCAAATGAAGCTGTTGGACTGA
- the haus6 gene encoding HAUS augmin-like complex subunit 6 isoform X2, with amino-acid sequence MSELQKANAKHFWWALLCLGFEPEAAVSSSGGGRAMARHTTFGVNMFDKPNKNAFNVVTYFLLKKLNPTRAREVFRHCYPVLDRKADAEFRKVTLAWLQEIAVGYGSDFLKVMPSLLLSPGGPKFINLMLHLAKHVMVEEMKSFSTDGSWVPEAAAAKAHSVEMALKRFQVVTNRFLQAAIEQDRVLHEYQHRVQTLVKRIRDLRTEEAKYDNLLKHHETDVQQEQNSVMQKVQKSDMGNVYEAGQIDALRLLELLRDSLHILQQERHLVLKGGLAPEFDLRHLEEQTQLLNRSLVALSLIGREITKEHIPEVKGSIRGMETTWDKKWADCLKQMPLTSFLNNDPALEFLSPMAPLSFEPATEANSSIFSQYPAKLPAELSEDPFDRHPDSLEKEDEKDEDPESFSCPPVQLVKTLTTEPLRPLTPCSAAVRSMHQKAPLPNPLQASILRCTDTRDTCPKMTATKKKATILDRECDNLADQFAEAVTTNSSCRQQELEELLQTLPDPFSARKQLPRTPESLISEVKRSWRRAVEEGEAEKARLSMPFSEADENTPISAESMLAEEGAPPKLPEASAVHVDTLPLQHGFDSLYSTVSWHSGNMDASYSQSESDVIQFGIDQETMPESLDSNSFLSCSEGLPEEEDFSLPKLLPSSLEPQPVNTKLRAIQEASNSSSFLGCRAKCPGSPQPQSCKEGSPGAEGWKAGDKVFSLDLDALESPSHYSTERFSFPKLVTFSPMEEFLGP; translated from the exons ATGTCTGAGCTCCAGAAAGCGAACGCCAAGCATTTTTGGTGGGCCCTGCTGTGTCTGGGCTTTGAACCCGAAGCCGCGGTGTCTTCGTCCGGCGGCGGCAGAGCCATGGCTCGGCACACCACCTTCGGCGT AAACATGTTTGACAAGCCAAACAAGAATGCTTTCAATGTTGTCACCTACTTCTTATTGAAGAAACTTAATCCGACTCGTGCACGTGAGGTGTTCAG ACATTGCTATCCAGTTTTGGATCGCAAAGCAGATGCGGAATTTCGGAAAGTTACTTTGGCTTGGCTTCAGGAAATAGCA GTTGGGTATGGTAGTGATTTTCTCAAAGTGATGCCTTCCTTGCTCCTGTCACCGGGAGGGCCAAAATTCATCAACCTAATGCTTCACTTGGCCAAGCATGTCATGGTGGAGGAGATGAAGTCATTCTCTACAG ATGGTTCGTGGGtcccagaagcagcagcagccaaaGCTCACTCAGTGGAGATGGCGCTGAAAAGGTTCCAGGTGGTGACGAACAGGTTTCTGCAGGCCGCTATAGAGCAGGATCGTGTCCTCCATGAATACCAGCACAGAGTGCA GACTCTTGTGAAACGTATACGAGATTTGCGAACTGAAGAAGCCAAATATGACAACTTACTCAA GCATCATGAAACAGATGTACAACAGGAACAAAATTCTGTAATGCAGAAGGTTCAAAAG TCAGATATGGGAAATGTGTATGAAGCTGGTCAAATCGATGCCCTGCGCCTCCTCGAGCTTCTCCGTGACTCGCTACACATCCTGCAGCAGGAACGGCACCTGGTGTTGAAGGGAGGCCTTGCACCAGAGTTCGACTTGCGCCACTTGGAGGAGCAGACCCAGCTTCTGAATCGCAGCCTGGTGGCCCTCAGCCTAATAGG GAGGGAAATAACCAAGGAACACATTCCTGAAGTAAAGGGATCAATTCGTGGAATGGAGACCACCTGGGATAAGAAGTGGGCTGACTGTCTAAAGCAAATGCCTCTAACTTCGTTCCTTAACAATGACCCT GCTTTGGAATTCCTGTCCCCAATGGCTCCTTTGTCCTTTGAACCAGCAACTGAGGCCAATTCTAGCATCTTTTCGCAATATCCAGCCAAGCTGCCTG CTGAACTTTCTGAAGATCCTTTTGACAGGCATCCAGATTCTCTGGAGAAAGAAGATGAAAAAGATGAAGACCCTGAGAG TTTTAGCTGTCCTCCAGTGCAGTTGGTCAAGACTTTAACTACAGAGCCATTGAGGCCTTTGACCCCTTGCAGTGCTGCTGTGAGATCCATGCATCAGAAAGCTCCTTTACCAAACCCTCTGCAG GCCAGCATTCTGAGGTGTACTGATACAAGAGACACCTGCCCAAAGATGACTGCCACCAAGAAAAAGGCTACAATACTGGATCGGGAATGCGATAACCTGGCAGACCAG TTTGCTGAAGCAGTCACCACcaacagcagctgcaggcaGCAGGAACTGGAAGAGCTGCTCCAAACCCTCCCTGACCCCTTCTCTGCCAGGAAGCAGTTGCCGCGAACACCAGAGAGCCTCA TCTCAGAGGTGAAGAGATCCTGGAGGCGAGCAGTGGAGGAAGGTGAAGCAGAGAAGGCACGTCTTTCTATGCCATTTTCAGAGGCTGACGAGAACACCCCCATTTCAGCTGAATCCATGCTGGCTGAGGAGGGAGCACCACCTAAGCTGCCTGAAGCTTCAGCCGTGCATGTGGACACCCTTCCACTCCAGCATGGCTTTGACTCCCTTTATTCCACCGTGTCCTGGCATTCTGGCAACATGGATGCCTCATACAGCCAGAGTGAGAGTGATGTCATCCAGTTTGGGATTGACCAAGAAACCATGCCTGAGTCCTTGGATAGCAACAGCTTCTTGAGCTGCAGCGAAGGGCTACCAGAGGAAGAGGATTTCTCCCTTCCAAAGCTCCTGCCCAGCAGCCTAGAGCCACAGCCTGTCAATACCAAGCTTCGAGCAATCCAGGAAGCTTCCAACAGCTCATCCTTCCTTGGCTGCAGGGCCAAGTGCCCAGGGTCACCACAGCCCCAGAGTTGCAAAGAGGGCAGTCCAGGAGCTGAGGGTTGGAAGGCTGGTGATAAAGTGTTCTCTTTGGACCTAGATGCCCTGGAGAGTCCCTCTCATTACAGCACAGAGCGCTTTAGCTTCCCAAAGCTGGTCACATTTTCTCCCATGGAAGAATTTTTAGGACCTTGA